The Gallus gallus isolate bGalGal1 chromosome 23, bGalGal1.mat.broiler.GRCg7b, whole genome shotgun sequence genome includes a region encoding these proteins:
- the RPS6KA1 gene encoding ribosomal protein S6 kinase 2 alpha isoform X1, protein MLSICPPEFKGMNFQPCGKSPSRLQAKSDITWVEKDLVDSTDKGEGVVKEINITHHVKEGSEKADPSQFELLKVLGQGSFGKVFLVRKITPPDSNHLYAMKVLKKATLKVRDRVRTKIERDILADVNHPFVVKLHYAFQTEGKLYLILDFLRGGDLFTRLSKEVMFTEEDVKFYLAELALGLDHLHSLGIIYRDLKPENILLDEEGHIKLTDFGLSKEAIDHEKKAYSFCGTVEYMAPEVVNRQGHSHSADWWSYGVLMFEMLTGSLPFQGKDRKETMTLILKAKLGMPQFLSAEAQSLLRALFKRNPANRLGSGPDGAEEIKRHPFYSTIDWNKLYRREIKPPFKPAVGQPDDTFYFDTEFTSRTPKDSPGIPPSAGAHQLFRGFSFVATGLMEDSKVKPAQPPLHSVVQQLHGKNIQFSDGYVVKEAIGVGSYSVCKRCIHKTTNMEYAVKVIDKSKRDPSEEIEILLRYGQHPNIITLKDVYDDGKYVYLVTELMRGGELLDKILRQKFFSEREASSVLHTICKTVEYLHSQGVVHRDLKPSNILYVDESGNPESIRICDFGFAKQLRAENGLLMTPCYTANFVAPEVLKRQGYDEGCDIWSLGVLLYTMLAGCTPFANGPSDTPEEILTRIGGGKFSVNGGNWDTISDVAKDLVSKMLHVDPHQRLTAKQVLQHPWITQKDSLPQSQLNYQDVQLVKGAMAATYSALNSSKPSPQLKPIESSILAQRRVKKLPSTTL, encoded by the exons GGCGAGGGCGTTGTGAAGGAAATCAACATCACGCACCATGTGAAGGAGGGCTCTGAGAAGGCCGACCCTTCGCAGTTTGAGCTTCTGAAGGTTCTGGGACAGGGCTCTTTTGGCAAG GTTTTCTTGgtaagaaaaataacaccacCAGACAGCAACCACCTCTATGCCATGAAAGTGCTTAAAAAGGCAACACTGAAAG TGCGTGATCGTGTAAGGACAAAGATAGAGAGAGACATCCTAGCTGATGTAAACCATCCCTTTGTGGTAAAGCTGCACTACG CATTCCAGACAGAGGGGAAGCTGTATCTCATCTTGGATTTCCTCCGAGGAGGTGACCTTTTCACTCGGCTTTCCAAAGAG GTCATGTTCACAGAAGAGGATGTGAAGTTCTACCTAGCAGAGCTTGCTCTTGGACTTGACCATTTGCACAGCCTGGGAATCATATACAGAGACCTCAAACCGGAGAA CATCCTCCTGGATGAAGAAGGACACATCAAACTCACAG ATTTTGGCTTGAGTAAGGAGGCTATAGACCACGAGAAGAAAGCCTACTCCTTCTGCGGGACGGTGGAATATATGGCCCCAGAGGTTGTAAACCGTCAGGGCCACTCCCACAGCGCGGACTGGTGGTCCTATGGGGTGCTGATG TTTGAGATGCTCACCGGCTCGCTGCCATTCCAGGGAAAGGACCGCAAGGAGACGATGACCCTCATCCTTAA AGCAAAACTGGGCATGCCTCAGTTTCTGAGTGCTGAGGCACAGAGCCTCCTGCGAGCCCTTTTCAAAAGGAACCCAGCCAACAGATTAG GTTCTGGTCCAGATGGGGCAGAAGAGATAAAGCGTCATCCGTTCTACTCTACTATTGACTGGAAT AAGCTGTACCGAAGGGAAATCAAGCCACCCTTCAAGCCTGCTGTAGGCCAGCCTGATGACACCTTTTATTTTGATACAGAATTTACATCGCGTACACCAAAAG ATTCCCCAGGCATCCCTCCCAGTGCAGGTGCACATCAGCTCTTCCGCGGCTTCAGCTTTGTGGCCACTGGACTGATGGAAGACAGTAAGGTGAAACCTGCACAGCCCCCTCTGCATTCTGTGGTGCAG cagctgcatggcaagaacatccagttcagcgACGGCTACGTGGTGAAGGAGGCGATTGGTGTGGGCTCCTACTCGGTGTGCAAACGGTGCATTCACAAAACAACCAACATGGAGTATGCGGTGAAG GTTATTGACAAGAGCAAACGGGACCCTTCTGAGGAAATTGAAATTCTCCTGCGATACGGACAGCATCCAAACATCATTACCTTGAAAGAT GTTTATGATGACGGGAAGTACGTGTATCTGGTGACAGAACTGATGAGAGGAGGGGAGCTGCTAGATAAAATCCTGAGACAGAAGTTTTTCTCGGAGAGGGAGGCCAGTTCAGTCCTGCACACAATCTGCAAAACAGTGGAATATCTGCATTCTCAAGGG GTAGTTCACAGGGACTTGAAACCCAGCAATATTCTCTATGTGGATGAGTCAGGAAATCCAGAAAGCATTCGCATATGTGACTTTGGCTTTGCCAAGCAGCTGAGAGCTGAGAATGGTCTTCTCATGACTCCTTGCTATACCGCAAACTTTGTGGCACCTGAG GTACTGAAGCGACAGGGCTACGATGAGGGCTGTGACATCTGGAGCCTGGGAGTCCTCCTTTACACTATGCTTGCAGG CTGCACTCCATTTGCAAATGGACCCAGTGACACTCCAGAAGAGATCCTGACGCGAATAGGCGGGGGAAAGTTCTCTGTCAATGGAGGCAACTGGGACACCATTTCTGACGTGGCCAAG GACCTGGTATCAAAGATGCTTCATGTAGATCCTCACCAGCGCCTGACAGCCAAGCAGGTCCTGCAGCACCCATGGATAACACAGAAGGACAGCTTACCCCAGAGCCAGCTGAATTACCAGGATGTCCAGCTGGTAAAG GGGGCAATGGCTGCCACGTACTCTGCACTGAACAGCTCCAAGCCGAGCCCCCAGCTGAAGCCTATCGAGTCTTCCATCCTGGCACAGCGGCGGGTGAAGAAGCTCCCCTCCACCACCCTGTGA
- the RPS6KA1 gene encoding ribosomal protein S6 kinase 2 alpha isoform X5 encodes MNGQAAPEEGGNPPCKAKSDITWVEKDLVDSTDKGEGVVKEINITHHVKEGSEKADPSQFELLKVLGQGSFGKVFLVRKITPPDSNHLYAMKVLKKATLKVRDRVRTKIERDILADVNHPFVVKLHYAFQTEGKLYLILDFLRGGDLFTRLSKEVMFTEEDVKFYLAELALGLDHLHSLGIIYRDLKPENILLDEEGHIKLTDFGLSKEAIDHEKKAYSFCGTVEYMAPEVVNRQGHSHSADWWSYGVLMFEMLTGSLPFQGKDRKETMTLILKAKLGMPQFLSAEAQSLLRALFKRNPANRLGSGPDGAEEIKRHPFYSTIDWNKLYRREIKPPFKPAVGQPDDTFYFDTEFTSRTPKDSPGIPPSAGAHQLFRGFSFVATGLMEDSKVKPAQPPLHSVVQQLHGKNIQFSDGYVVKEAIGVGSYSVCKRCIHKTTNMEYAVKVIDKSKRDPSEEIEILLRYGQHPNIITLKDVYDDGKYVYLVTELMRGGELLDKILRQKFFSEREASSVLHTICKTVEYLHSQGVVHRDLKPSNILYVDESGNPESIRICDFGFAKQLRAENGLLMTPCYTANFVAPEVLKRQGYDEGCDIWSLGVLLYTMLAGCTPFANGPSDTPEEILTRIGGGKFSVNGGNWDTISDVAKDLVSKMLHVDPHQRLTAKQVLQHPWITQKDSLPQSQLNYQDVQLVKGAMAATYSALNSSKPSPQLKPIESSILAQRRVKKLPSTTL; translated from the exons GGCGAGGGCGTTGTGAAGGAAATCAACATCACGCACCATGTGAAGGAGGGCTCTGAGAAGGCCGACCCTTCGCAGTTTGAGCTTCTGAAGGTTCTGGGACAGGGCTCTTTTGGCAAG GTTTTCTTGgtaagaaaaataacaccacCAGACAGCAACCACCTCTATGCCATGAAAGTGCTTAAAAAGGCAACACTGAAAG TGCGTGATCGTGTAAGGACAAAGATAGAGAGAGACATCCTAGCTGATGTAAACCATCCCTTTGTGGTAAAGCTGCACTACG CATTCCAGACAGAGGGGAAGCTGTATCTCATCTTGGATTTCCTCCGAGGAGGTGACCTTTTCACTCGGCTTTCCAAAGAG GTCATGTTCACAGAAGAGGATGTGAAGTTCTACCTAGCAGAGCTTGCTCTTGGACTTGACCATTTGCACAGCCTGGGAATCATATACAGAGACCTCAAACCGGAGAA CATCCTCCTGGATGAAGAAGGACACATCAAACTCACAG ATTTTGGCTTGAGTAAGGAGGCTATAGACCACGAGAAGAAAGCCTACTCCTTCTGCGGGACGGTGGAATATATGGCCCCAGAGGTTGTAAACCGTCAGGGCCACTCCCACAGCGCGGACTGGTGGTCCTATGGGGTGCTGATG TTTGAGATGCTCACCGGCTCGCTGCCATTCCAGGGAAAGGACCGCAAGGAGACGATGACCCTCATCCTTAA AGCAAAACTGGGCATGCCTCAGTTTCTGAGTGCTGAGGCACAGAGCCTCCTGCGAGCCCTTTTCAAAAGGAACCCAGCCAACAGATTAG GTTCTGGTCCAGATGGGGCAGAAGAGATAAAGCGTCATCCGTTCTACTCTACTATTGACTGGAAT AAGCTGTACCGAAGGGAAATCAAGCCACCCTTCAAGCCTGCTGTAGGCCAGCCTGATGACACCTTTTATTTTGATACAGAATTTACATCGCGTACACCAAAAG ATTCCCCAGGCATCCCTCCCAGTGCAGGTGCACATCAGCTCTTCCGCGGCTTCAGCTTTGTGGCCACTGGACTGATGGAAGACAGTAAGGTGAAACCTGCACAGCCCCCTCTGCATTCTGTGGTGCAG cagctgcatggcaagaacatccagttcagcgACGGCTACGTGGTGAAGGAGGCGATTGGTGTGGGCTCCTACTCGGTGTGCAAACGGTGCATTCACAAAACAACCAACATGGAGTATGCGGTGAAG GTTATTGACAAGAGCAAACGGGACCCTTCTGAGGAAATTGAAATTCTCCTGCGATACGGACAGCATCCAAACATCATTACCTTGAAAGAT GTTTATGATGACGGGAAGTACGTGTATCTGGTGACAGAACTGATGAGAGGAGGGGAGCTGCTAGATAAAATCCTGAGACAGAAGTTTTTCTCGGAGAGGGAGGCCAGTTCAGTCCTGCACACAATCTGCAAAACAGTGGAATATCTGCATTCTCAAGGG GTAGTTCACAGGGACTTGAAACCCAGCAATATTCTCTATGTGGATGAGTCAGGAAATCCAGAAAGCATTCGCATATGTGACTTTGGCTTTGCCAAGCAGCTGAGAGCTGAGAATGGTCTTCTCATGACTCCTTGCTATACCGCAAACTTTGTGGCACCTGAG GTACTGAAGCGACAGGGCTACGATGAGGGCTGTGACATCTGGAGCCTGGGAGTCCTCCTTTACACTATGCTTGCAGG CTGCACTCCATTTGCAAATGGACCCAGTGACACTCCAGAAGAGATCCTGACGCGAATAGGCGGGGGAAAGTTCTCTGTCAATGGAGGCAACTGGGACACCATTTCTGACGTGGCCAAG GACCTGGTATCAAAGATGCTTCATGTAGATCCTCACCAGCGCCTGACAGCCAAGCAGGTCCTGCAGCACCCATGGATAACACAGAAGGACAGCTTACCCCAGAGCCAGCTGAATTACCAGGATGTCCAGCTGGTAAAG GGGGCAATGGCTGCCACGTACTCTGCACTGAACAGCTCCAAGCCGAGCCCCCAGCTGAAGCCTATCGAGTCTTCCATCCTGGCACAGCGGCGGGTGAAGAAGCTCCCCTCCACCACCCTGTGA
- the RPS6KA1 gene encoding ribosomal protein S6 kinase 2 alpha isoform X2 codes for MERDPKLPRICTFLTLWLHRKHRAKPCSLQLPAPSPLPSPGEGVVKEINITHHVKEGSEKADPSQFELLKVLGQGSFGKVFLVRKITPPDSNHLYAMKVLKKATLKVRDRVRTKIERDILADVNHPFVVKLHYAFQTEGKLYLILDFLRGGDLFTRLSKEVMFTEEDVKFYLAELALGLDHLHSLGIIYRDLKPENILLDEEGHIKLTDFGLSKEAIDHEKKAYSFCGTVEYMAPEVVNRQGHSHSADWWSYGVLMFEMLTGSLPFQGKDRKETMTLILKAKLGMPQFLSAEAQSLLRALFKRNPANRLGSGPDGAEEIKRHPFYSTIDWNKLYRREIKPPFKPAVGQPDDTFYFDTEFTSRTPKDSPGIPPSAGAHQLFRGFSFVATGLMEDSKVKPAQPPLHSVVQQLHGKNIQFSDGYVVKEAIGVGSYSVCKRCIHKTTNMEYAVKVIDKSKRDPSEEIEILLRYGQHPNIITLKDVYDDGKYVYLVTELMRGGELLDKILRQKFFSEREASSVLHTICKTVEYLHSQGVVHRDLKPSNILYVDESGNPESIRICDFGFAKQLRAENGLLMTPCYTANFVAPEVLKRQGYDEGCDIWSLGVLLYTMLAGCTPFANGPSDTPEEILTRIGGGKFSVNGGNWDTISDVAKDLVSKMLHVDPHQRLTAKQVLQHPWITQKDSLPQSQLNYQDVQLVKGAMAATYSALNSSKPSPQLKPIESSILAQRRVKKLPSTTL; via the exons ATGGAGAGGGACCCCAAGCTGCCCCGCATCTGCACCTTCCTCACGCTGTGGCTGCACAGGAAGCACCGAGCGaagccctgcagcctgcagctgccagcccccagCCCGCTCCCCAGCCCG GGCGAGGGCGTTGTGAAGGAAATCAACATCACGCACCATGTGAAGGAGGGCTCTGAGAAGGCCGACCCTTCGCAGTTTGAGCTTCTGAAGGTTCTGGGACAGGGCTCTTTTGGCAAG GTTTTCTTGgtaagaaaaataacaccacCAGACAGCAACCACCTCTATGCCATGAAAGTGCTTAAAAAGGCAACACTGAAAG TGCGTGATCGTGTAAGGACAAAGATAGAGAGAGACATCCTAGCTGATGTAAACCATCCCTTTGTGGTAAAGCTGCACTACG CATTCCAGACAGAGGGGAAGCTGTATCTCATCTTGGATTTCCTCCGAGGAGGTGACCTTTTCACTCGGCTTTCCAAAGAG GTCATGTTCACAGAAGAGGATGTGAAGTTCTACCTAGCAGAGCTTGCTCTTGGACTTGACCATTTGCACAGCCTGGGAATCATATACAGAGACCTCAAACCGGAGAA CATCCTCCTGGATGAAGAAGGACACATCAAACTCACAG ATTTTGGCTTGAGTAAGGAGGCTATAGACCACGAGAAGAAAGCCTACTCCTTCTGCGGGACGGTGGAATATATGGCCCCAGAGGTTGTAAACCGTCAGGGCCACTCCCACAGCGCGGACTGGTGGTCCTATGGGGTGCTGATG TTTGAGATGCTCACCGGCTCGCTGCCATTCCAGGGAAAGGACCGCAAGGAGACGATGACCCTCATCCTTAA AGCAAAACTGGGCATGCCTCAGTTTCTGAGTGCTGAGGCACAGAGCCTCCTGCGAGCCCTTTTCAAAAGGAACCCAGCCAACAGATTAG GTTCTGGTCCAGATGGGGCAGAAGAGATAAAGCGTCATCCGTTCTACTCTACTATTGACTGGAAT AAGCTGTACCGAAGGGAAATCAAGCCACCCTTCAAGCCTGCTGTAGGCCAGCCTGATGACACCTTTTATTTTGATACAGAATTTACATCGCGTACACCAAAAG ATTCCCCAGGCATCCCTCCCAGTGCAGGTGCACATCAGCTCTTCCGCGGCTTCAGCTTTGTGGCCACTGGACTGATGGAAGACAGTAAGGTGAAACCTGCACAGCCCCCTCTGCATTCTGTGGTGCAG cagctgcatggcaagaacatccagttcagcgACGGCTACGTGGTGAAGGAGGCGATTGGTGTGGGCTCCTACTCGGTGTGCAAACGGTGCATTCACAAAACAACCAACATGGAGTATGCGGTGAAG GTTATTGACAAGAGCAAACGGGACCCTTCTGAGGAAATTGAAATTCTCCTGCGATACGGACAGCATCCAAACATCATTACCTTGAAAGAT GTTTATGATGACGGGAAGTACGTGTATCTGGTGACAGAACTGATGAGAGGAGGGGAGCTGCTAGATAAAATCCTGAGACAGAAGTTTTTCTCGGAGAGGGAGGCCAGTTCAGTCCTGCACACAATCTGCAAAACAGTGGAATATCTGCATTCTCAAGGG GTAGTTCACAGGGACTTGAAACCCAGCAATATTCTCTATGTGGATGAGTCAGGAAATCCAGAAAGCATTCGCATATGTGACTTTGGCTTTGCCAAGCAGCTGAGAGCTGAGAATGGTCTTCTCATGACTCCTTGCTATACCGCAAACTTTGTGGCACCTGAG GTACTGAAGCGACAGGGCTACGATGAGGGCTGTGACATCTGGAGCCTGGGAGTCCTCCTTTACACTATGCTTGCAGG CTGCACTCCATTTGCAAATGGACCCAGTGACACTCCAGAAGAGATCCTGACGCGAATAGGCGGGGGAAAGTTCTCTGTCAATGGAGGCAACTGGGACACCATTTCTGACGTGGCCAAG GACCTGGTATCAAAGATGCTTCATGTAGATCCTCACCAGCGCCTGACAGCCAAGCAGGTCCTGCAGCACCCATGGATAACACAGAAGGACAGCTTACCCCAGAGCCAGCTGAATTACCAGGATGTCCAGCTGGTAAAG GGGGCAATGGCTGCCACGTACTCTGCACTGAACAGCTCCAAGCCGAGCCCCCAGCTGAAGCCTATCGAGTCTTCCATCCTGGCACAGCGGCGGGTGAAGAAGCTCCCCTCCACCACCCTGTGA
- the RPS6KA1 gene encoding ribosomal protein S6 kinase 2 alpha isoform X3, with product MPLAQLAEPWPNMELVQLDTEAKSDITWVEKDLVDSTDKGEGVVKEINITHHVKEGSEKADPSQFELLKVLGQGSFGKVFLVRKITPPDSNHLYAMKVLKKATLKVRDRVRTKIERDILADVNHPFVVKLHYAFQTEGKLYLILDFLRGGDLFTRLSKEVMFTEEDVKFYLAELALGLDHLHSLGIIYRDLKPENILLDEEGHIKLTDFGLSKEAIDHEKKAYSFCGTVEYMAPEVVNRQGHSHSADWWSYGVLMFEMLTGSLPFQGKDRKETMTLILKAKLGMPQFLSAEAQSLLRALFKRNPANRLGSGPDGAEEIKRHPFYSTIDWNKLYRREIKPPFKPAVGQPDDTFYFDTEFTSRTPKDSPGIPPSAGAHQLFRGFSFVATGLMEDSKVKPAQPPLHSVVQQLHGKNIQFSDGYVVKEAIGVGSYSVCKRCIHKTTNMEYAVKVIDKSKRDPSEEIEILLRYGQHPNIITLKDVYDDGKYVYLVTELMRGGELLDKILRQKFFSEREASSVLHTICKTVEYLHSQGVVHRDLKPSNILYVDESGNPESIRICDFGFAKQLRAENGLLMTPCYTANFVAPEVLKRQGYDEGCDIWSLGVLLYTMLAGCTPFANGPSDTPEEILTRIGGGKFSVNGGNWDTISDVAKDLVSKMLHVDPHQRLTAKQVLQHPWITQKDSLPQSQLNYQDVQLVKGAMAATYSALNSSKPSPQLKPIESSILAQRRVKKLPSTTL from the exons GGCGAGGGCGTTGTGAAGGAAATCAACATCACGCACCATGTGAAGGAGGGCTCTGAGAAGGCCGACCCTTCGCAGTTTGAGCTTCTGAAGGTTCTGGGACAGGGCTCTTTTGGCAAG GTTTTCTTGgtaagaaaaataacaccacCAGACAGCAACCACCTCTATGCCATGAAAGTGCTTAAAAAGGCAACACTGAAAG TGCGTGATCGTGTAAGGACAAAGATAGAGAGAGACATCCTAGCTGATGTAAACCATCCCTTTGTGGTAAAGCTGCACTACG CATTCCAGACAGAGGGGAAGCTGTATCTCATCTTGGATTTCCTCCGAGGAGGTGACCTTTTCACTCGGCTTTCCAAAGAG GTCATGTTCACAGAAGAGGATGTGAAGTTCTACCTAGCAGAGCTTGCTCTTGGACTTGACCATTTGCACAGCCTGGGAATCATATACAGAGACCTCAAACCGGAGAA CATCCTCCTGGATGAAGAAGGACACATCAAACTCACAG ATTTTGGCTTGAGTAAGGAGGCTATAGACCACGAGAAGAAAGCCTACTCCTTCTGCGGGACGGTGGAATATATGGCCCCAGAGGTTGTAAACCGTCAGGGCCACTCCCACAGCGCGGACTGGTGGTCCTATGGGGTGCTGATG TTTGAGATGCTCACCGGCTCGCTGCCATTCCAGGGAAAGGACCGCAAGGAGACGATGACCCTCATCCTTAA AGCAAAACTGGGCATGCCTCAGTTTCTGAGTGCTGAGGCACAGAGCCTCCTGCGAGCCCTTTTCAAAAGGAACCCAGCCAACAGATTAG GTTCTGGTCCAGATGGGGCAGAAGAGATAAAGCGTCATCCGTTCTACTCTACTATTGACTGGAAT AAGCTGTACCGAAGGGAAATCAAGCCACCCTTCAAGCCTGCTGTAGGCCAGCCTGATGACACCTTTTATTTTGATACAGAATTTACATCGCGTACACCAAAAG ATTCCCCAGGCATCCCTCCCAGTGCAGGTGCACATCAGCTCTTCCGCGGCTTCAGCTTTGTGGCCACTGGACTGATGGAAGACAGTAAGGTGAAACCTGCACAGCCCCCTCTGCATTCTGTGGTGCAG cagctgcatggcaagaacatccagttcagcgACGGCTACGTGGTGAAGGAGGCGATTGGTGTGGGCTCCTACTCGGTGTGCAAACGGTGCATTCACAAAACAACCAACATGGAGTATGCGGTGAAG GTTATTGACAAGAGCAAACGGGACCCTTCTGAGGAAATTGAAATTCTCCTGCGATACGGACAGCATCCAAACATCATTACCTTGAAAGAT GTTTATGATGACGGGAAGTACGTGTATCTGGTGACAGAACTGATGAGAGGAGGGGAGCTGCTAGATAAAATCCTGAGACAGAAGTTTTTCTCGGAGAGGGAGGCCAGTTCAGTCCTGCACACAATCTGCAAAACAGTGGAATATCTGCATTCTCAAGGG GTAGTTCACAGGGACTTGAAACCCAGCAATATTCTCTATGTGGATGAGTCAGGAAATCCAGAAAGCATTCGCATATGTGACTTTGGCTTTGCCAAGCAGCTGAGAGCTGAGAATGGTCTTCTCATGACTCCTTGCTATACCGCAAACTTTGTGGCACCTGAG GTACTGAAGCGACAGGGCTACGATGAGGGCTGTGACATCTGGAGCCTGGGAGTCCTCCTTTACACTATGCTTGCAGG CTGCACTCCATTTGCAAATGGACCCAGTGACACTCCAGAAGAGATCCTGACGCGAATAGGCGGGGGAAAGTTCTCTGTCAATGGAGGCAACTGGGACACCATTTCTGACGTGGCCAAG GACCTGGTATCAAAGATGCTTCATGTAGATCCTCACCAGCGCCTGACAGCCAAGCAGGTCCTGCAGCACCCATGGATAACACAGAAGGACAGCTTACCCCAGAGCCAGCTGAATTACCAGGATGTCCAGCTGGTAAAG GGGGCAATGGCTGCCACGTACTCTGCACTGAACAGCTCCAAGCCGAGCCCCCAGCTGAAGCCTATCGAGTCTTCCATCCTGGCACAGCGGCGGGTGAAGAAGCTCCCCTCCACCACCCTGTGA
- the RPS6KA1 gene encoding ribosomal protein S6 kinase 2 alpha isoform X6: MLRLLFRSKPRIQEAKSDITWVEKDLVDSTDKGEGVVKEINITHHVKEGSEKADPSQFELLKVLGQGSFGKVFLVRKITPPDSNHLYAMKVLKKATLKVRDRVRTKIERDILADVNHPFVVKLHYAFQTEGKLYLILDFLRGGDLFTRLSKEVMFTEEDVKFYLAELALGLDHLHSLGIIYRDLKPENILLDEEGHIKLTDFGLSKEAIDHEKKAYSFCGTVEYMAPEVVNRQGHSHSADWWSYGVLMFEMLTGSLPFQGKDRKETMTLILKAKLGMPQFLSAEAQSLLRALFKRNPANRLGSGPDGAEEIKRHPFYSTIDWNKLYRREIKPPFKPAVGQPDDTFYFDTEFTSRTPKDSPGIPPSAGAHQLFRGFSFVATGLMEDSKVKPAQPPLHSVVQQLHGKNIQFSDGYVVKEAIGVGSYSVCKRCIHKTTNMEYAVKVIDKSKRDPSEEIEILLRYGQHPNIITLKDVYDDGKYVYLVTELMRGGELLDKILRQKFFSEREASSVLHTICKTVEYLHSQGVVHRDLKPSNILYVDESGNPESIRICDFGFAKQLRAENGLLMTPCYTANFVAPEVLKRQGYDEGCDIWSLGVLLYTMLAGCTPFANGPSDTPEEILTRIGGGKFSVNGGNWDTISDVAKDLVSKMLHVDPHQRLTAKQVLQHPWITQKDSLPQSQLNYQDVQLVKGAMAATYSALNSSKPSPQLKPIESSILAQRRVKKLPSTTL, from the exons GGCGAGGGCGTTGTGAAGGAAATCAACATCACGCACCATGTGAAGGAGGGCTCTGAGAAGGCCGACCCTTCGCAGTTTGAGCTTCTGAAGGTTCTGGGACAGGGCTCTTTTGGCAAG GTTTTCTTGgtaagaaaaataacaccacCAGACAGCAACCACCTCTATGCCATGAAAGTGCTTAAAAAGGCAACACTGAAAG TGCGTGATCGTGTAAGGACAAAGATAGAGAGAGACATCCTAGCTGATGTAAACCATCCCTTTGTGGTAAAGCTGCACTACG CATTCCAGACAGAGGGGAAGCTGTATCTCATCTTGGATTTCCTCCGAGGAGGTGACCTTTTCACTCGGCTTTCCAAAGAG GTCATGTTCACAGAAGAGGATGTGAAGTTCTACCTAGCAGAGCTTGCTCTTGGACTTGACCATTTGCACAGCCTGGGAATCATATACAGAGACCTCAAACCGGAGAA CATCCTCCTGGATGAAGAAGGACACATCAAACTCACAG ATTTTGGCTTGAGTAAGGAGGCTATAGACCACGAGAAGAAAGCCTACTCCTTCTGCGGGACGGTGGAATATATGGCCCCAGAGGTTGTAAACCGTCAGGGCCACTCCCACAGCGCGGACTGGTGGTCCTATGGGGTGCTGATG TTTGAGATGCTCACCGGCTCGCTGCCATTCCAGGGAAAGGACCGCAAGGAGACGATGACCCTCATCCTTAA AGCAAAACTGGGCATGCCTCAGTTTCTGAGTGCTGAGGCACAGAGCCTCCTGCGAGCCCTTTTCAAAAGGAACCCAGCCAACAGATTAG GTTCTGGTCCAGATGGGGCAGAAGAGATAAAGCGTCATCCGTTCTACTCTACTATTGACTGGAAT AAGCTGTACCGAAGGGAAATCAAGCCACCCTTCAAGCCTGCTGTAGGCCAGCCTGATGACACCTTTTATTTTGATACAGAATTTACATCGCGTACACCAAAAG ATTCCCCAGGCATCCCTCCCAGTGCAGGTGCACATCAGCTCTTCCGCGGCTTCAGCTTTGTGGCCACTGGACTGATGGAAGACAGTAAGGTGAAACCTGCACAGCCCCCTCTGCATTCTGTGGTGCAG cagctgcatggcaagaacatccagttcagcgACGGCTACGTGGTGAAGGAGGCGATTGGTGTGGGCTCCTACTCGGTGTGCAAACGGTGCATTCACAAAACAACCAACATGGAGTATGCGGTGAAG GTTATTGACAAGAGCAAACGGGACCCTTCTGAGGAAATTGAAATTCTCCTGCGATACGGACAGCATCCAAACATCATTACCTTGAAAGAT GTTTATGATGACGGGAAGTACGTGTATCTGGTGACAGAACTGATGAGAGGAGGGGAGCTGCTAGATAAAATCCTGAGACAGAAGTTTTTCTCGGAGAGGGAGGCCAGTTCAGTCCTGCACACAATCTGCAAAACAGTGGAATATCTGCATTCTCAAGGG GTAGTTCACAGGGACTTGAAACCCAGCAATATTCTCTATGTGGATGAGTCAGGAAATCCAGAAAGCATTCGCATATGTGACTTTGGCTTTGCCAAGCAGCTGAGAGCTGAGAATGGTCTTCTCATGACTCCTTGCTATACCGCAAACTTTGTGGCACCTGAG GTACTGAAGCGACAGGGCTACGATGAGGGCTGTGACATCTGGAGCCTGGGAGTCCTCCTTTACACTATGCTTGCAGG CTGCACTCCATTTGCAAATGGACCCAGTGACACTCCAGAAGAGATCCTGACGCGAATAGGCGGGGGAAAGTTCTCTGTCAATGGAGGCAACTGGGACACCATTTCTGACGTGGCCAAG GACCTGGTATCAAAGATGCTTCATGTAGATCCTCACCAGCGCCTGACAGCCAAGCAGGTCCTGCAGCACCCATGGATAACACAGAAGGACAGCTTACCCCAGAGCCAGCTGAATTACCAGGATGTCCAGCTGGTAAAG GGGGCAATGGCTGCCACGTACTCTGCACTGAACAGCTCCAAGCCGAGCCCCCAGCTGAAGCCTATCGAGTCTTCCATCCTGGCACAGCGGCGGGTGAAGAAGCTCCCCTCCACCACCCTGTGA